The window AGCGCCACTGTCACAGCCGCCACTTCAAGCGTGCTCAATAACCAGGTCTGGGCCCGGCTGGGCTGAGGGAGCCTCAGGTACACGGCGTAAGCCAGACAGCCAGTGAAAAAGTAAGCGAGGCCGCGCAGCGACTCGATGGTGAAGAAGGTATTACCGGCATACATCAGCGCCAAGGCCAGGAGCATCACCGTCGCCCATATCCATGTCCTGATGCCGAAAGCGATACACACGATCAGGGCGAAGATCATGTAGGTGTAATACTCGATACTGATGCTCCAGGACGGATAGTTGAATGACAGTGGGTTAGTCAAATGCGTCCAGGATTGCAACAGCAGTGCATTCGGCAGGATTTCAGAAGGGGCGAACTTTCCTGAGAATGGCGCATTGTTGAAGTCCATGCCTTTTTGCGCAGCCCAATATCGACCGCACTCTAACAGTATAAAGACGCCCAACATAAAGAGGTGCAAGGGAAGCAAGCGGAAGGTTCGTGAAATGAAGAACTTTCTAAAGTTAAATTTTACCGAGCTGCCATAGGCGTGCGTCAATACAAAGCCACTCAATACAAAAAAGAAAGATACAAATACTTCAGCGTGACGGAATAACAACCATTCGGTAAAACTACCGCTGACGCGCAAGTGATAGAGCATTACTGAAATGGCCATCAATCCCCTGAAACTGTCCAGTGAATGAAACCGCTGCTCTGCGCGCATGTCAGGCTCCCTTGCTTGTACGATTGGCACGTCTTGGGTTTCACTCCGGTCGCCACGTCATTGGGGCAGCACCCTGGGAGGGCGGCTGCCCACTCCCTGAATGAGGGTATCCCCGTCACTGTTGCATGAAGGGCCTGGCGCAGGATCTGGACGGTTTAAGACACTTAAATAAATAGTGGGCTCTGATGTCACGTTAGCATTGCTCTTTAAAAGAGCAAGTCGGTTTTTTATTGTCGTGATAGATACCCTGATGACGCAATTACGGCGTCAGAAAAACTGCTAGTGGGCGGGACATCAATAGTTTTTTTAGAAGCGCATAAAACGCCATCTGAATACATATCTTCAAATGCCGTTCATCGACGATTCACACTATTTTTCTCACGCCTGTTACAC is drawn from Pseudomonas rhizophila and contains these coding sequences:
- a CDS encoding acyltransferase family protein, which produces MRAEQRFHSLDSFRGLMAISVMLYHLRVSGSFTEWLLFRHAEVFVSFFFVLSGFVLTHAYGSSVKFNFRKFFISRTFRLLPLHLFMLGVFILLECGRYWAAQKGMDFNNAPFSGKFAPSEILPNALLLQSWTHLTNPLSFNYPSWSISIEYYTYMIFALIVCIAFGIRTWIWATVMLLALALMYAGNTFFTIESLRGLAYFFTGCLAYAVYLRLPQPSRAQTWLLSTLEVAAVTVALIFVINDFAGKQLWASPLFAVIVVIFAFDRGAVSRLLAGRGFGFLGKLSYSIYLTHAAVLFCVVSAFMVAKKIVGVDIAPVIDGTRYLDLGNVLLNNLIALLVTGSVVLVSMFTYRYVEMTGQSLGRALSNTPSHSGPVLRPDTEA